Below is a window of Chionomys nivalis chromosome 19, mChiNiv1.1, whole genome shotgun sequence DNA.
GGTAAACTGAGGCAACGACTAGGGCTGCAGCTGCTTGAACTGCCTCCCGAGGAATCACTGCCCCTGGGACCACTGCTTGGTGACACGGCTGTGATCCAAGGAGACACGGCCCTAATCACGCGGCCCTGGAGCCCAGCGCGTAGGCCTGAGGTGAGCGGCAGGGTGCGGGTGTGTTGGAGGACAGAATTACACGCGcgcggggtgggggtggcggTCGTGGGGAGGAGGCTGGATGTCTGGGATTGGCAGGAAATTGGGAATGAGAGCGGCTCAGCCGGCGCTCTCTTCTCCAAGGTTGATGGAGTCCGCCAAGCCCTCCAGGACTTGGGGCTCAGAATTGTGGAGATGGGGGACGAGAACGCGACGCTGGACGGCACCGACGTCCTCTTCACAGGTGAGGCTACAGATGGTCAGCGCCCCTGGGGACTTGGCACAAGGAAGCAGAGTTTGGGAGATTAGGCGATCTCAGGTCTGGATTCCAAACTCACTCTGGCCTTCAAACCTCCGTATCCTCCCGGATTCAGGCCGGGAGTTTTTCGTAGGGCTCTCCAAGTGGACCAATCACCGAGGAGCTGAGATCGTGGCAGACACGTTCCGGGTGAGGAACCAGAAGCGCTTGGGAAGGGAGCGCTGCCAGTGAGCCAGAGGGCTCGATCTGGGCTCCTTACGCACCCCTAAATCCTTCTGTTCTCTCTAGGACTTCGCTGTCTCTACCGTGCCGGTGTCCGGAGCCTCGCACCTGCGCGGCCTCTGCGGCATGGGGGGACCCCGCACTGTCGTGGCTGGAAGCAGCGAGGCTGCCCAAAAGGCTGTCAGGGTGAGGCAGGGCTGGTCTGGTGGCGAAGGCGTGGCCAACAATGTGGGCGTGACTCAGAGCAGGGGCGGCAGAGAATCTGGCTAGCTCTTGGAATTGCTCTCAGCCCTTGTCCTCACTAAGACGTTTGTCAAACACAAAAGGACACCCTAGTAAACAAGGGGTACGAAAGAGTTGGGGAGGAACTGCAAAAGTAAATGGTAGCTAAAGTGCCTGCGACTTTGAAACCGACGATGTCTGACTCAGCCCGTGTTATATACTTGAAATCATTATCTCACAGGTGTAACCCTTGTCCCAAGCCTCTACTTTATGTTCGGTCAGGTGGACTGAGCTGTGGGGAGCTCAacaccctcttctcttcctctccccaggcaATGGCAGTGCTGACTGATCACCCCTACGCCTCTCTGACCCTCCCCGATGACGCAGCTGCTGACTGTCTATTTCTCCGTCCTGGGTTACCTGGTACCACTCCTTTCCTCCTGCACCGAGGAGGTGGGGACCTGCCCAACAGCcaggaggtgagggaggggaaAACTCCACCAACCAGAGAAAGAAGCCTGTCTTTCCCGGTGGAGGAATGCAGGGAGCCTTTCTGCAGAAGCCTGGGTGGGGTCAGTAGAACTGGCCAGAGGGCAGCCTGGCTCTGGTATCAAAACACCT
It encodes the following:
- the Ddah2 gene encoding N(G),N(G)-dimethylarginine dimethylaminohydrolase 2 — protein: MGTPGEGLGRCSHALIRGVPESLASGEGAGAGLPALDLAKAQREHGVLGGKLRQRLGLQLLELPPEESLPLGPLLGDTAVIQGDTALITRPWSPARRPEVDGVRQALQDLGLRIVEMGDENATLDGTDVLFTGREFFVGLSKWTNHRGAEIVADTFRDFAVSTVPVSGASHLRGLCGMGGPRTVVAGSSEAAQKAVRAMAVLTDHPYASLTLPDDAAADCLFLRPGLPGTTPFLLHRGGGDLPNSQEALQKLSDVTLVPVSCSELEKAGAGLSSLCLVLSTRPHC